One segment of Streptomyces sp. NA02950 DNA contains the following:
- a CDS encoding winged helix-turn-helix domain-containing protein translates to MRYPQGGGLTAERQQFREELRLKAAERFAQGEASSVIAKDLRVSVRSVQRWRQVWDEGGPRALRSQGPASLPRLSDKQFAQLEAELAKGAAAHGWEDQRWTLSRVKTVIGRRFHLTYTVQGVRKLLVRNGWSCQVPARRAMERDDDAVAGWVKEVWPCAEGSRR, encoded by the coding sequence ATGCGGTATCCACAAGGGGGCGGGCTGACCGCCGAACGGCAGCAGTTCCGCGAGGAGTTACGGCTGAAGGCGGCTGAGAGGTTCGCCCAGGGTGAGGCGAGCTCGGTGATCGCCAAGGACTTGCGCGTCAGCGTCCGCTCGGTACAGCGGTGGCGGCAGGTGTGGGACGAGGGCGGTCCGCGGGCTCTGCGGTCGCAGGGGCCGGCGTCGCTGCCGCGACTGAGCGATAAGCAGTTCGCCCAGTTGGAGGCAGAGCTGGCCAAAGGGGCGGCCGCTCACGGCTGGGAAGACCAGCGGTGGACCCTGAGCCGCGTGAAGACGGTGATCGGCCGCCGCTTCCACCTGACCTACACGGTCCAGGGCGTGCGCAAGCTGCTGGTCCGTAACGGATGGTCCTGCCAGGTCCCGGCCCGACGGGCGATGGAGCGGGACGACGATGCGGTGGCCGGGTGGGTCAAGGAGGTGTGGCCCTGCGCGGAAGGCTCGCGGCGGTGA
- a CDS encoding transposase — MTPPQAKTWSQRGRTPVVRVRGRSRRRISIAALTCYKPGHRSRLIYRPRRDDGPRDGRKSFSWRDYRDLLIAAHQQLGGPIVLVWDNLNVHKAADLREWAAVRDWLTIYYLPPYAPDLNPVEGIWSLLRRGWLSNVAFSTPEHLVHRIRRGLRHIQYRSDLIDGCLAETGLTIRPA; from the coding sequence ATGACGCCGCCGCAGGCGAAAACCTGGTCCCAGCGCGGCCGGACCCCGGTGGTGCGGGTCCGCGGCCGTTCGCGCAGACGGATATCGATCGCTGCGCTGACCTGCTACAAACCCGGCCACCGGTCCCGGCTGATCTACCGGCCGCGCCGGGACGACGGCCCGCGCGACGGACGCAAAAGCTTCTCCTGGCGCGACTACCGGGACCTGCTGATCGCCGCCCACCAGCAGCTCGGCGGCCCGATCGTTCTCGTCTGGGACAACCTGAACGTCCACAAAGCCGCCGACCTGCGGGAATGGGCGGCAGTCCGGGACTGGCTGACCATTTACTACCTGCCGCCCTACGCACCCGACCTCAACCCCGTCGAAGGGATCTGGTCACTGCTGCGGCGCGGTTGGCTTTCCAACGTCGCCTTCAGCACTCCCGAACACCTCGTCCACCGCATCCGACGCGGCTTACGGCACATCCAGTACCGCAGCGACCTCATAGACGGCTGCCTCGCCGAGACCGGCCTGACCATCCGACCCGCCTGA
- a CDS encoding alpha/beta fold hydrolase: MESTPIVLVHGTRFSAGQWSCQLDSLAADFPVTAPDLPGHGTRSAEPWSLSAATEVVAAAVDSLDRGPALVVGHSLGGYVALECARRFPERLRGLVLAAASVTTRGPLTIPYRLVAGLVPRIPAARLTRWNDRFLRRLHPPEVVGATIRSGYAFHTLPAAWGEVLGRFDASAMRHVPAPVLILNGEKDRLFRSGEREFARAHPNARIELIPRARHLANFDAPAAFTDAIRRFARELPTDS; encoded by the coding sequence ATGGAATCGACGCCGATCGTCCTGGTCCACGGGACACGCTTCAGCGCGGGGCAGTGGAGCTGTCAACTCGACTCACTCGCGGCCGACTTCCCGGTCACGGCCCCCGATCTGCCTGGCCACGGCACCCGTTCCGCCGAACCCTGGAGCCTGAGCGCCGCCACGGAGGTCGTCGCGGCCGCCGTGGACTCCCTCGACCGCGGACCGGCCCTGGTCGTCGGGCATTCGCTGGGCGGTTACGTCGCGCTGGAATGCGCACGGCGCTTCCCGGAGCGGCTGCGCGGCCTGGTCCTCGCCGCGGCCAGCGTCACCACCCGCGGCCCGCTGACCATCCCCTACCGCTTGGTCGCCGGCCTCGTCCCCCGCATCCCGGCCGCCCGGCTGACCCGCTGGAACGACCGGTTCCTGCGCCGTCTCCATCCCCCGGAGGTGGTGGGTGCCACCATCCGCTCCGGCTACGCCTTCCACACCCTCCCGGCCGCCTGGGGCGAGGTCCTCGGCCGCTTCGACGCGAGCGCGATGCGCCACGTCCCGGCCCCCGTGCTCATTCTCAACGGCGAGAAGGACCGCCTCTTCCGCTCCGGCGAGCGCGAGTTCGCCCGCGCCCACCCCAACGCCCGCATCGAACTGATCCCCCGCGCCCGCCACCTCGCGAACTTCGACGCCCCGGCCGCCTTCACCGACGCCATCCGCCGCTTCGCCCGCGAACTCCCCACGGACTCATGA
- a CDS encoding NUDIX hydrolase: MQWKTYGERQIYTNPWVNLCLVDVEQPDGRRWEHHVVRLRHLAVAAVVNEQREVLMMWRHRFITDAWAWELPMGLIEEGESPEAAAAREVEEETGWRPGPMKPLVYGEPANGITDSQHYVFRADGAIHIGDPTEKNESDRIEWIALDRIRGMIDRREIVSSGSLVGLLYVLMDESIR; this comes from the coding sequence ATGCAGTGGAAGACCTACGGTGAGCGGCAGATCTACACCAACCCATGGGTGAACCTATGCCTTGTCGATGTTGAGCAGCCGGACGGCCGACGCTGGGAACACCACGTCGTCCGGCTACGGCACCTTGCCGTTGCGGCCGTGGTGAACGAACAGCGGGAAGTCCTCATGATGTGGCGGCATCGCTTCATCACGGACGCATGGGCCTGGGAACTGCCTATGGGGCTGATCGAGGAAGGCGAGTCGCCCGAGGCCGCAGCTGCCCGCGAAGTGGAAGAGGAGACTGGCTGGCGCCCCGGTCCGATGAAGCCGTTGGTCTACGGGGAGCCTGCGAACGGGATCACCGACTCCCAGCACTACGTCTTCCGGGCCGATGGAGCAATACACATCGGAGACCCGACGGAGAAGAACGAGTCCGACCGCATCGAGTGGATCGCCTTGGACCGCATCCGAGGCATGATCGACCGACGCGAGATCGTCAGCAGTGGATCCCTGGTGGGCCTGTTGTACGTGCTGATGGACGAATCGATCCGCTGA
- a CDS encoding IS701 family transposase, with protein MEDYAARFDDLFFSLAQRRGFREYLTGLLAPRERNKTITCLAGAEPVAGAGTAGVQRLQFFLSESPWEAEQVNDRRLELLREQSATAPHDGGVIVIDDSGDRKDGTATAHVGRQWLGRYGKTDNGIVTVTTVWTDGRVYYPLHAAPYTPAHHFTRSRSDPDFRTKPQLAAALAARGKEAGFGCRAVVADCAYSVSDDWYLALREAGLAYVVALKPHRGTWAPADQPHTPIEAAHSLAWRDARHPGDWMPVERHFRDGHTETWWAADARLGGYGPDSPCRLVVATTDPGSLPEKATWYLATSLPHPDTPHAATGPHPPAGLAEIVHLYGLRPWIEQSYKQIKDELGLLGPVVRPTGTPGCHRAGPMPRRRAREGDQPNPTSPNSPAGPGPYGPSGPGSPPPSPSPGGGEPGRTQTHPQSSRP; from the coding sequence TTGGAGGACTATGCGGCGCGGTTCGACGACCTCTTCTTCAGTCTGGCTCAGCGGCGGGGGTTTCGCGAGTACCTGACGGGACTGCTGGCACCACGGGAGCGGAACAAGACGATCACATGCCTGGCAGGGGCGGAGCCGGTGGCGGGTGCGGGGACGGCGGGGGTGCAGCGGCTGCAGTTCTTCCTGTCCGAGTCCCCTTGGGAGGCCGAGCAGGTCAACGACCGGCGGCTTGAGCTGCTGCGTGAGCAGTCGGCGACGGCTCCGCACGACGGCGGGGTCATCGTGATCGACGATTCCGGGGACCGTAAGGACGGCACGGCCACCGCGCACGTGGGCCGACAGTGGCTGGGCCGGTACGGCAAGACGGACAACGGCATCGTCACGGTGACCACGGTGTGGACCGACGGCCGTGTGTACTACCCGCTGCACGCGGCTCCCTACACCCCCGCCCACCACTTCACCCGCAGCCGCTCCGACCCGGACTTCCGCACGAAACCACAGCTGGCCGCTGCCCTCGCGGCCCGAGGGAAGGAGGCCGGCTTCGGCTGCCGGGCGGTGGTCGCCGACTGCGCCTACTCGGTCAGCGACGACTGGTACCTCGCACTGCGCGAGGCCGGCCTGGCCTACGTGGTCGCGCTCAAGCCGCACCGCGGCACCTGGGCTCCGGCCGACCAGCCGCACACCCCCATCGAAGCCGCACACTCACTGGCCTGGCGCGATGCCAGGCATCCAGGCGACTGGATGCCCGTGGAACGTCACTTCCGTGACGGGCACACCGAGACCTGGTGGGCGGCTGATGCCCGCCTGGGCGGCTACGGCCCCGACTCTCCCTGCCGGCTGGTCGTGGCCACCACCGATCCGGGCAGCCTGCCGGAGAAGGCCACCTGGTACCTGGCCACCAGCCTGCCCCACCCCGACACACCCCACGCTGCCACCGGCCCGCACCCGCCGGCGGGCCTCGCCGAGATCGTCCACCTCTACGGACTGCGGCCCTGGATCGAGCAGAGCTACAAACAGATCAAGGACGAACTCGGCCTGCTGGGACCAGTGGTTCGCCCCACCGGGACCCCTGGATGCCACCGCGCCGGACCCATGCCCCGACGACGGGCCAGAGAGGGGGATCAACCGAACCCCACCAGCCCCAACAGCCCTGCTGGCCCAGGGCCTTACGGGCCATCCGGTCCTGGCTCACCCCCGCCATCACCCTCACCCGGTGGTGGCGAGCCTGGACGGACACAGACCCACCCTCAGAGCTCCAGGCCCTGA
- a CDS encoding amidohydrolase family protein, whose product MSDPDVVSVQRFWQGLGLPGLIDVHTHFMPQRVLDKVWAYFDGIEPLVGIPWPVKYREEEDERLAVLRGFGVRAFTSMLYPHKPDMAAWLNQWAVEFAERTPDCLHTATFFPEPGAEGYVREALENGARVFKAHVQVGGYDPGDPLLDPVWGLLAETGTPVVIHCGSGPAPGKYTGPEPVAAVLARHPRLRLIIAHMGLPEYTDFMALAERYDGVHLDTTMAFTDFIETRWPFPPAERERLAALGDRVLFGSDFPNIPYPYGHALEVLTRLDQDEEWLRAVCYGNAARLFGI is encoded by the coding sequence ATGAGTGATCCGGACGTGGTGTCGGTACAGCGATTCTGGCAGGGGCTCGGGCTGCCCGGACTCATCGACGTACACACGCACTTCATGCCCCAGCGCGTACTGGACAAGGTCTGGGCGTACTTCGACGGGATCGAACCGCTCGTCGGCATCCCCTGGCCGGTCAAGTACCGCGAGGAGGAGGACGAACGGCTGGCGGTGCTGCGCGGGTTCGGGGTGCGGGCCTTCACGTCGATGCTCTATCCACACAAGCCGGACATGGCGGCGTGGCTGAACCAGTGGGCGGTCGAGTTCGCGGAACGAACGCCCGACTGTCTGCACACCGCGACCTTCTTCCCCGAGCCGGGCGCCGAGGGCTATGTGCGCGAGGCGCTGGAGAACGGTGCCCGCGTCTTCAAGGCGCATGTGCAGGTGGGCGGTTACGACCCGGGCGACCCGCTGCTCGACCCGGTGTGGGGGCTGCTCGCCGAGACGGGTACGCCCGTTGTCATCCACTGCGGCTCGGGCCCGGCGCCGGGCAAGTACACCGGTCCCGAGCCGGTGGCCGCCGTGCTCGCCCGCCACCCCCGGCTGCGGTTGATCATCGCGCACATGGGGCTGCCGGAGTACACGGACTTCATGGCGCTGGCCGAACGGTACGACGGGGTCCACCTGGACACCACCATGGCCTTCACCGACTTCATCGAGACCCGCTGGCCCTTCCCCCCGGCGGAGCGGGAGCGGCTCGCGGCCCTCGGCGACCGGGTGCTGTTCGGCAGCGACTTCCCCAACATTCCGTATCCGTACGGGCATGCGCTGGAGGTCCTGACCCGGCTCGACCAGGACGAGGAGTGGCTGCGCGCGGTCTGCTACGGCAACGCGGCCCGGCTGTTCGGGATCTGA
- a CDS encoding IS701 family transposase, giving the protein MEDYAARFDDLFFSLAQRRGFREYLTGLLAPRERNKTITCLAGAEPVAGAGTAGVQRLQFFLSESPWEAEQVNDRRLELLREQSATAPHDGGVIVIDDSGDRKDGTATAHVGRQWLGRYGKTDNGIVTVTTVWTDGRVYYPLHAAPYTPAHHFTRSRSDPDFRTKPQLAAALAARGKEAGFGCRAVVADCAYSVSDDWYLALREAGLAYVVALKPHRGTWAPADQPHTPIEAAHSLAWRDARHPGDWMPVERHFRDGHTETWWAADARLGGYGPDSPCRLVVATTDPGSLPEKATWYLATSLPHPDTPHAATGPHPPAGLAEIVHLYGLRPWIEQSYKQIKDELGWADFQVRSDRAIRRHQTLVNCAFSFCWDQWFAPPGPLDATAPDPCPDDGPERGINRTPPAPTALLAQGLTGHPVLAHPRHHPHPVVASLDGHRPTLRAPGPDRRGHHRTRH; this is encoded by the coding sequence TTGGAGGACTATGCGGCGCGGTTCGACGACCTCTTCTTCAGTCTGGCTCAGCGGCGGGGGTTTCGCGAGTACCTGACGGGACTGCTGGCACCACGGGAGCGGAACAAGACGATCACATGCCTGGCAGGGGCGGAGCCGGTGGCGGGTGCGGGGACGGCGGGGGTGCAGCGGCTGCAGTTCTTCCTGTCCGAGTCCCCTTGGGAGGCCGAGCAGGTCAACGACCGGCGGCTTGAGCTGCTGCGTGAGCAGTCGGCGACGGCTCCGCACGACGGCGGGGTCATCGTGATCGACGATTCCGGGGACCGTAAGGACGGCACGGCCACCGCGCACGTGGGCCGACAGTGGCTGGGCCGGTACGGCAAGACGGACAACGGCATCGTCACGGTGACCACGGTGTGGACCGACGGCCGTGTGTACTACCCGCTGCACGCGGCTCCCTACACCCCCGCCCACCACTTCACCCGCAGCCGCTCCGACCCGGACTTCCGCACGAAACCACAGCTGGCCGCTGCCCTCGCGGCCCGAGGGAAGGAGGCCGGCTTCGGCTGCCGGGCGGTGGTCGCCGACTGCGCCTACTCGGTCAGCGACGACTGGTACCTCGCACTGCGCGAGGCCGGCCTGGCCTACGTGGTCGCGCTCAAGCCGCACCGCGGCACCTGGGCTCCGGCCGACCAGCCGCACACCCCCATCGAAGCCGCACACTCACTGGCCTGGCGCGATGCCAGGCATCCAGGCGACTGGATGCCCGTGGAACGTCACTTCCGTGACGGGCACACCGAGACCTGGTGGGCGGCTGATGCCCGCCTGGGCGGCTACGGCCCCGACTCTCCCTGCCGGCTGGTCGTGGCCACCACCGATCCGGGCAGCCTGCCGGAGAAGGCCACCTGGTACCTGGCCACCAGCCTGCCCCACCCCGACACACCCCACGCTGCCACCGGCCCGCACCCGCCGGCGGGCCTCGCCGAGATCGTCCACCTCTACGGACTGCGGCCCTGGATCGAGCAGAGCTACAAACAGATCAAGGACGAACTCGGCTGGGCCGACTTCCAAGTCCGCTCCGACCGCGCCATCCGCCGCCACCAGACCCTGGTCAACTGCGCCTTCTCCTTCTGCTGGGACCAGTGGTTCGCCCCACCGGGACCCCTGGATGCCACCGCGCCGGACCCATGCCCCGACGACGGGCCAGAGAGGGGGATCAACCGAACCCCACCAGCCCCAACAGCCCTGCTGGCCCAGGGCCTTACGGGCCATCCGGTCCTGGCTCACCCCCGCCATCACCCTCACCCGGTGGTGGCGAGCCTGGACGGACACAGACCCACCCTCAGAGCTCCAGGCCCTGATCGACGCGGTCACCACCGGACACGGCATTGA
- a CDS encoding LLM class F420-dependent oxidoreductase has product MASHPALGTIGIWTGALHSTDPAKHAQVREAAAEVDDLGYGALWLGGSPGPDEAAFLLDATSRITVATGILNIWDHEPAYVAERYAAIDATHQGRFLLGLGVSHGQLVERYARPYSAMQDYLTALDSAPTPVPASRRVLAALGPKMLELSRDRAAGAHPYLVTPEFTASAREILGNEALLAPELKVVLDPDLENARATARNYLSFYLGLPNYTNNLLRLGFSEKDFADGGSDHLIGSLFALGDAEAVRRRVDEFLTAGADHLAVQVVTAKAFEDIPRAEWRTLAEALPLRG; this is encoded by the coding sequence ATGGCATCTCATCCCGCACTCGGCACCATCGGCATCTGGACCGGCGCCCTGCACTCCACCGACCCCGCGAAACACGCGCAGGTCAGGGAGGCGGCGGCCGAAGTGGACGACCTCGGCTACGGCGCGCTCTGGCTCGGCGGCAGCCCCGGCCCTGACGAGGCCGCCTTCCTGCTGGACGCGACCTCCCGCATCACCGTGGCCACCGGCATCCTCAACATCTGGGACCACGAGCCCGCCTATGTGGCCGAACGGTACGCCGCCATCGACGCCACCCACCAGGGCCGCTTCCTGCTGGGTCTCGGGGTGAGCCACGGCCAGCTGGTCGAGCGGTACGCCCGCCCGTACTCCGCGATGCAGGACTACCTCACGGCGCTGGACTCGGCGCCGACACCGGTCCCCGCCTCCCGCCGTGTCCTGGCCGCCCTGGGCCCGAAGATGCTGGAGCTGTCCCGCGACCGCGCGGCCGGAGCGCATCCGTACCTCGTCACCCCCGAATTCACCGCCTCGGCGCGGGAGATCCTGGGGAACGAGGCACTGCTCGCGCCCGAGCTCAAGGTCGTCCTGGACCCGGATCTCGAAAACGCCCGCGCCACCGCCCGCAACTACCTCTCCTTCTACCTGGGGCTCCCCAACTACACCAACAACCTGCTCCGGCTGGGCTTCTCGGAGAAGGACTTCGCGGACGGCGGCAGCGACCACCTCATCGGCTCCCTCTTCGCCCTGGGCGACGCCGAGGCGGTCCGCCGCCGGGTGGACGAGTTCCTGACCGCGGGTGCGGACCATCTGGCGGTCCAGGTGGTGACGGCCAAGGCGTTCGAGGACATCCCGCGGGCGGAGTGGCGCACCCTGGCCGAGGCGCTGCCGCTGCGCGGATGA
- a CDS encoding DUF6415 family natural product biosynthesis protein has product MQPQTGMKGHEVGGSWPPDNEVLALTTEGGRQPVDIDGLKTVISKALAERSALPPYADLCELHGALLQHIQALMPLATKQIDGMWRGSVEWYQRRSKLDTIPHEMAQGLGAGLQSAAWRVKTLGYTCRWLLEVSGLLNSAEAGGS; this is encoded by the coding sequence ATGCAGCCGCAGACAGGCATGAAGGGGCATGAGGTGGGGGGAAGTTGGCCCCCAGACAATGAGGTACTGGCGCTCACGACTGAAGGGGGCCGTCAGCCAGTAGATATCGATGGCCTCAAGACGGTGATCAGCAAAGCCTTGGCGGAGCGGTCGGCGTTGCCCCCGTACGCAGACCTGTGCGAGTTGCATGGGGCTCTGCTACAGCACATCCAGGCGCTGATGCCACTGGCCACGAAGCAGATTGACGGCATGTGGCGCGGCTCGGTGGAGTGGTACCAGAGGCGCAGCAAGCTGGACACCATTCCACACGAGATGGCCCAAGGGCTCGGCGCCGGATTGCAGTCCGCCGCGTGGCGTGTGAAGACCTTGGGCTACACCTGTAGATGGCTCCTGGAGGTCTCAGGGCTGTTGAACTCCGCAGAAGCGGGGGGTTCGTGA
- a CDS encoding methyltransferase domain-containing protein, which produces MVNNGAEQIAMRGLLGTLNEALSGAIAPEWERAFWAAPRHAFLPEKVWVGDDLAVCTRSADPSAWLHTAYADGPVVTQINDGADPSNGERWPSSSASAPSIVIRMLTMLSVANGHRVLEIGTGTGWNAGLLSHRLGAGLVTTVEVDPALAAQAAASLKAVGLEPQVVTGDGAAGYAAGAPYDRVIATCSVRQVPRAWVEQTKPGGVILTPWESPWFCYGLLRLTVDGQGLASGWFSPHSAFMLMRNQRTDLRIYRDVVRDEHLPTESITRLSPWAVTGDDWAAQFAIGLQLRNVWRTWHNDPDVDGVASRLWLATTDAASWAAVDWDGRTDDRFTVWEHGPRRLWAAVEVAYQWWRSMGRPGPDRFGMTITPEGEHVAWLDRPEQRVPDLS; this is translated from the coding sequence ATGGTGAACAACGGAGCTGAGCAGATCGCCATGCGCGGTCTGCTCGGCACTCTCAACGAAGCGCTGTCCGGGGCGATCGCGCCGGAGTGGGAACGGGCATTCTGGGCCGCTCCCCGGCACGCGTTCCTGCCCGAGAAGGTATGGGTGGGGGATGACTTGGCTGTCTGCACCCGGAGTGCGGATCCGTCGGCCTGGCTCCACACGGCCTACGCGGACGGCCCGGTGGTGACACAGATCAACGATGGTGCCGATCCGAGCAATGGCGAGCGTTGGCCCTCGTCGTCGGCGTCCGCACCATCCATCGTCATTCGCATGCTCACCATGCTGAGCGTGGCGAACGGGCATCGCGTGCTGGAGATCGGGACGGGCACGGGCTGGAACGCTGGCCTCTTGTCGCATCGCCTGGGTGCGGGCTTGGTGACCACGGTAGAGGTGGATCCCGCTCTTGCCGCGCAGGCTGCGGCCAGCCTCAAGGCTGTGGGTTTGGAACCGCAGGTAGTCACCGGTGACGGCGCGGCTGGATACGCGGCAGGCGCTCCGTATGACCGGGTGATTGCTACCTGTTCGGTGCGGCAGGTGCCCCGTGCCTGGGTGGAACAGACGAAGCCAGGCGGGGTGATCTTGACCCCGTGGGAGTCGCCGTGGTTCTGCTACGGCCTGTTGCGGCTGACGGTGGACGGGCAGGGGCTGGCATCGGGGTGGTTCTCTCCGCACTCGGCGTTCATGCTCATGCGCAACCAACGCACCGACCTGCGGATCTACCGGGACGTGGTACGGGATGAGCACCTACCCACCGAGTCGATCACCCGCCTGTCGCCATGGGCAGTGACTGGGGATGATTGGGCGGCTCAGTTCGCCATCGGGCTCCAGCTGCGGAACGTCTGGCGGACCTGGCACAACGACCCCGACGTGGACGGGGTGGCTTCCCGGCTGTGGCTGGCCACCACCGATGCCGCGTCCTGGGCGGCCGTCGACTGGGACGGTCGGACCGACGATCGGTTCACTGTCTGGGAGCACGGCCCCCGTCGCCTGTGGGCCGCGGTCGAGGTTGCTTATCAATGGTGGCGGTCCATGGGCAGACCTGGGCCGGACCGCTTCGGCATGACGATCACACCCGAAGGTGAGCACGTGGCCTGGCTCGACAGGCCAGAGCAGAGGGTGCCCGACCTGAGCTGA
- a CDS encoding class I SAM-dependent methyltransferase — protein MTEPSYLIAVRESYNTVAADYTERVPAPAELDPLSRAMLTAFAELVRTADRGPVADLGCGPGKVTAHLADLGVPAFGIDLSPKMIGLARDAYPHLHFTVGSMTALEIESDHLGGVLAYYSTHHTPPELLPAVFAEFHRALAPGGHLMLCGYVGNGEHLRPTRAYGDHPVSYESHLLPPQRLADLLAQAGFALTAQLIQAPTEGRKRTVASFLAHKQPALTLATHTPPPG, from the coding sequence GTGACTGAGCCCTCCTACCTCATCGCCGTCCGGGAGTCGTACAACACCGTCGCCGCCGACTACACCGAACGCGTACCGGCCCCCGCCGAGCTGGATCCCTTGTCCCGCGCGATGCTGACCGCCTTCGCCGAACTCGTGCGGACCGCCGACCGCGGCCCGGTCGCCGACCTCGGCTGCGGCCCCGGCAAGGTAACGGCCCACCTGGCCGATCTCGGCGTCCCGGCCTTCGGCATCGATCTGTCGCCAAAGATGATCGGCCTGGCCCGTGACGCCTATCCGCACCTCCACTTCACGGTGGGTTCCATGACCGCCCTGGAGATCGAGAGCGACCACCTCGGCGGCGTCCTCGCCTACTACTCCACCCACCACACCCCGCCGGAACTACTGCCCGCCGTGTTCGCCGAGTTCCACCGCGCCCTGGCGCCCGGCGGCCATCTGATGCTGTGCGGCTACGTAGGAAACGGCGAGCACCTGCGCCCCACCCGCGCCTACGGCGACCACCCCGTCTCCTACGAGTCCCACCTCCTCCCGCCCCAACGCCTCGCCGACCTCCTGGCCCAGGCGGGATTCGCCCTCACCGCCCAACTGATCCAAGCCCCCACCGAAGGCAGGAAGAGAACGGTCGCCAGCTTCCTGGCCCACAAACAGCCAGCCCTCACACTGGCGACCCACACACCGCCACCCGGCTAA